The following are encoded together in the Weissella soli genome:
- a CDS encoding exodeoxyribonuclease III, which yields MKLISWNIDSINAAVEHSSARGEMTWETLQNIATMAPDVVAIQETKLRPTGLTKKQATAIEELFPEYHKFLSFSTARKGYAGTMMLTKEAPVSVTYPEIGAPGEMDQEGRIITLEFAEYFVSTVYTPNSGSDLARLTDRQAWDDAYRMYIQSLDEQKPVIFSGDFNVAHQEIDLKNPKTNHHSAGFTDEERVKFGELLDAGFTDIFRYQNPEAENIYTWWAQISKTSKINNSGWRIDYYLVSERIKDTVKSFEVIDTGARKDHAPIMIELEH from the coding sequence ATGAAGTTAATTTCGTGGAACATTGATAGCATTAATGCAGCTGTTGAGCATAGTTCTGCTCGTGGTGAAATGACTTGGGAAACTTTGCAAAATATCGCCACAATGGCACCGGATGTCGTGGCTATTCAGGAGACTAAGTTACGCCCAACTGGTCTAACCAAGAAACAAGCTACGGCCATCGAGGAACTATTTCCGGAGTATCATAAATTTTTGAGCTTTTCGACTGCCCGTAAAGGGTATGCAGGTACGATGATGCTGACGAAGGAGGCACCAGTGAGTGTCACGTACCCCGAAATTGGGGCCCCAGGTGAGATGGATCAAGAAGGACGTATCATCACTTTGGAATTTGCCGAATACTTTGTATCAACAGTGTACACGCCAAACTCAGGTAGTGATTTGGCACGTTTGACAGATCGCCAAGCTTGGGATGATGCTTATCGTATGTATATCCAATCTTTGGATGAGCAAAAGCCAGTTATTTTTAGTGGTGATTTTAATGTTGCACACCAAGAAATTGATTTGAAGAATCCAAAGACTAATCACCATTCAGCTGGCTTTACCGATGAAGAACGGGTGAAATTTGGTGAGTTGTTAGATGCTGGGTTTACAGATATTTTCCGTTACCAAAACCCAGAGGCTGAAAATATTTATACTTGGTGGGCACAGATTAGTAAGACCTCAAAGATTAACAACTCGGGTTGGCGCATTGATTATTATCTCGTTTCAGAGCGAATTAAAGATACCGTCAAGTCGTTTGAAGTCATTGATACTGGTGCGCGCAAAGACCATGCGCCCATTATGATTGAGTTAGAACATTAG
- a CDS encoding HD domain-containing protein, with protein sequence MQEKQVKQIERIYDFTKSILATDQTGHGMDHIDRVRLLITHLLKSEPTADEFITLAAGILHDTYDDKLTADVAIAKQNVVTFLNKIGVTTAQASEIFQIIDNMSWSKQRFGQPEPLTLAGQIVQDADRLEAIGAIAVARVIQYGVQAGHALYDPTMPPRELKTKAEYRDPTGETMINHFYEKLFLLKDYLNTTEAKRIGEKRDRVMRAFVAAFEDEWASRDYLSE encoded by the coding sequence GTGCAGGAAAAGCAAGTAAAGCAAATTGAACGCATTTACGATTTTACTAAGTCGATTTTGGCAACTGATCAGACCGGCCACGGAATGGACCATATTGATCGTGTGCGACTACTCATCACACATCTCTTAAAGTCTGAACCAACTGCGGATGAATTTATTACATTAGCTGCAGGTATTTTGCATGATACTTACGATGATAAATTAACGGCAGATGTCGCTATTGCCAAACAAAACGTGGTGACTTTTTTGAATAAGATTGGTGTCACGACAGCACAAGCAAGTGAAATTTTTCAAATCATTGATAATATGTCCTGGAGTAAGCAACGATTTGGACAGCCGGAACCACTCACATTGGCCGGTCAAATTGTGCAAGATGCCGATCGGCTCGAAGCCATTGGAGCCATTGCAGTGGCGCGGGTGATTCAATACGGTGTGCAGGCTGGCCATGCTTTATACGACCCAACTATGCCACCACGTGAACTAAAAACTAAGGCGGAGTATCGAGATCCCACTGGTGAAACGATGATTAATCATTTTTATGAGAAACTCTTTTTATTAAAAGACTACTTGAATACCACCGAAGCCAAGCGGATCGGTGAAAAACGTGATCGGGTGATGCGGGCATTTGTGGCTGCTTTCGAGGATGAGTGGGCTAGTCGCGACTATTTATCAGAATAA
- a CDS encoding FGGY family carbohydrate kinase, translated as MNYRIVLKITPLQLDVQVTDENEVMTSQIYRCESSFQDALKSLPISQAISVINGQLQAAIAKIPAGGKIKDLHVHTTIDEWFVLDELFNPIHTLLDGSDQRAKKYVEAGRANGIIAQLEAKSGAMITYNSPIAMLLWLKNEVGTTYQSIKHIMSFRDYLIYTWTGANQTVASTAARSGMYNMSTNNWDGQALAFLDLQPEQLPAVVHDKTVKADFNSEIAHALGLNIDTKIVW; from the coding sequence ATGAATTATCGAATCGTGTTGAAAATTACCCCATTGCAACTAGATGTCCAAGTTACTGATGAAAATGAAGTGATGACTTCGCAAATCTATCGCTGTGAGAGTAGTTTTCAAGATGCTCTGAAAAGTCTACCGATATCACAGGCAATTTCAGTGATTAATGGGCAATTGCAAGCTGCGATTGCCAAGATTCCAGCGGGTGGTAAAATCAAAGACCTGCATGTGCACACAACCATCGATGAATGGTTTGTGCTTGATGAGTTATTCAATCCCATTCATACCTTGTTAGATGGTTCAGATCAACGGGCAAAAAAGTATGTTGAAGCTGGGCGAGCGAACGGCATCATCGCGCAATTAGAGGCAAAAAGTGGGGCAATGATCACATATAATTCACCGATTGCCATGTTACTATGGCTCAAAAACGAGGTGGGGACCACGTATCAAAGCATCAAACACATCATGAGTTTTCGTGATTATTTGATTTATACTTGGACGGGAGCGAACCAGACGGTGGCCAGTACCGCTGCCCGTTCGGGTATGTACAACATGTCCACAAACAATTGGGATGGACAGGCGTTGGCATTTTTAGATCTGCAACCTGAGCAATTACCAGCTGTGGTCCATGACAAGACAGTCAAAGCTGATTTTAATTCTGAAATCGCCCATGCATTAGGCCTTAATATCGATACAAAAATCGTGTGGTAG
- a CDS encoding phosphoketolase — protein MAVDFDSKDYLAKVDAWWRATNYLSAGMIFLKSNPLFSVTNTPIQPDDVKIKPIGHWGTISGQTFLYAHANRLINKYGLHMFYIGGPGHGGQVMVTNSYLDGSYTENYPEITQDIEGMSKLFKKFSFPGGIGSHMTAQTPGSLHEGGELGYSLSHATGAILDNPDQIAFTVIGDGEVETGPAMTAWHSIKFINPKNDGAVLPILDLNGFKISNPTIFSRMSDEEITKFFEGLGYSPRFIENDDIHDYIAYHELSAKVFDKAIEDIQAIQKAAREEGKYVDGTVAPWPVIIARLPKGWGGPTHDETGAPIENSFRAHQVPLSLSQKKLGTLPEFEEWMNSYKPAELFNADGSLKEELAELAPKGDFRMASNPVTNGGRARGEEAKNLELPDWKSFTNDITVDNRGTELADSSRNMDMNVLSTYFAEVSKLNPTSFRIFGPDETMSNRLWSMFDVTNRQWMEEVKEPNDQFEAHEGRILDAQLSEHQAEGWLEAYTLTGRVGVFASYESFLRVVDSMITQHFKWLRHASEQSWRNDYPSLNLISTSTVFQQDHNGYTHQDPGMLTHLAEKKADFIRQYLPADANTLLAVFDRAFKSRHKVNHIVASKQPRQQWFSTEEAEVLANEGLKVIDWASTAPQGKADIVFASAGVEPTIETLAALNLVNAAFPEVAMRYVNVVELQRLQKKQGAMNQERELSDDEFKAFFGEDGTPVVFGFHGYEDLIESFFYERGHKGLRVHGYREDGDITTTYDMRVYSQLDRFNQAKDAVEALLANGVVDEAKAAVFFKEMDDILAKHFEVTRNEGRDIEEFTDWKWTALK, from the coding sequence ATGGCAGTAGATTTTGATTCAAAGGATTACCTTGCTAAGGTTGATGCTTGGTGGCGTGCTACCAACTACCTTTCAGCAGGTATGATTTTCTTGAAGAGCAACCCATTGTTCTCAGTTACTAATACACCTATCCAACCGGATGATGTTAAGATTAAGCCTATTGGACACTGGGGAACTATCTCAGGACAAACTTTCTTGTACGCTCATGCTAATCGTTTGATTAACAAGTACGGATTGCACATGTTCTACATCGGTGGTCCTGGTCACGGTGGACAAGTTATGGTTACGAACTCATACTTGGACGGATCATACACTGAAAACTACCCAGAAATCACTCAAGATATTGAGGGTATGTCAAAGTTGTTCAAGAAGTTCTCATTCCCTGGTGGAATTGGATCACACATGACTGCTCAAACTCCAGGTTCATTGCATGAAGGTGGAGAATTGGGTTACTCATTGTCACACGCAACTGGTGCTATCTTGGATAACCCTGATCAAATCGCCTTCACTGTTATCGGTGACGGTGAAGTTGAAACTGGTCCTGCAATGACTGCATGGCACTCAATCAAGTTCATTAACCCTAAGAACGATGGTGCTGTTTTGCCTATCTTGGACTTGAACGGATTTAAGATTTCAAACCCAACTATTTTCTCACGTATGTCAGACGAAGAAATCACAAAGTTCTTCGAAGGATTGGGATACTCACCTCGTTTCATCGAAAACGACGATATCCACGATTACATAGCATACCACGAGTTGTCAGCTAAGGTATTTGACAAGGCTATCGAAGATATCCAAGCCATCCAAAAGGCTGCCCGCGAAGAAGGTAAGTACGTCGATGGCACTGTTGCTCCATGGCCTGTAATTATCGCTCGTTTGCCAAAGGGTTGGGGTGGACCTACTCATGACGAGACTGGTGCTCCAATTGAAAACTCATTCCGTGCTCACCAAGTTCCACTTTCTTTGTCACAAAAGAAGTTGGGTACTTTGCCAGAATTTGAAGAGTGGATGAACTCATACAAGCCTGCAGAATTGTTCAACGCTGATGGTTCATTGAAGGAAGAGCTTGCAGAACTTGCCCCTAAGGGTGATTTCCGTATGGCATCTAACCCAGTGACTAACGGTGGCCGTGCCCGCGGTGAAGAAGCTAAGAACCTTGAATTGCCAGACTGGAAGTCATTTACTAATGACATCACTGTTGACAATCGTGGAACTGAATTGGCTGACTCATCACGCAACATGGACATGAACGTTTTGTCAACTTACTTCGCTGAAGTTTCAAAGTTGAACCCAACGTCATTCCGTATCTTCGGACCTGATGAGACGATGTCAAACCGTCTATGGTCAATGTTTGATGTCACTAACCGTCAATGGATGGAAGAAGTGAAGGAACCAAACGACCAATTCGAAGCTCATGAAGGTCGTATCTTGGACGCTCAATTGTCAGAGCATCAAGCTGAAGGTTGGTTGGAAGCTTACACTTTGACTGGTCGTGTTGGTGTGTTTGCATCATACGAGTCATTCTTGCGTGTTGTAGATTCAATGATCACTCAGCACTTCAAGTGGTTGCGTCACGCTTCAGAGCAATCATGGCGTAATGACTATCCATCACTTAACTTGATTTCAACGTCAACTGTCTTCCAACAAGATCACAACGGTTACACTCACCAAGATCCAGGAATGTTGACACACTTGGCTGAAAAGAAGGCTGACTTTATTCGTCAATACTTGCCAGCCGATGCTAACACATTGTTGGCTGTCTTCGACCGTGCCTTCAAGTCACGTCACAAGGTTAACCACATCGTTGCCTCAAAGCAACCTCGTCAACAATGGTTCTCAACTGAAGAAGCTGAAGTGTTGGCTAACGAAGGTTTGAAGGTTATCGACTGGGCATCAACTGCTCCTCAAGGTAAGGCAGATATCGTCTTCGCATCAGCTGGTGTTGAACCAACTATCGAAACTTTGGCAGCTTTGAACTTGGTTAACGCAGCCTTCCCAGAAGTTGCTATGCGTTATGTGAACGTTGTTGAATTGCAACGTTTGCAAAAGAAGCAAGGTGCTATGAACCAAGAACGCGAATTGTCAGATGACGAATTCAAGGCATTCTTTGGTGAAGATGGTACTCCTGTTGTCTTCGGATTCCACGGTTATGAAGATTTGATTGAATCATTCTTCTACGAGCGCGGACACAAGGGATTGCGTGTTCACGGTTACCGTGAAGATGGTGACATCACTACTACTTACGACATGCGTGTTTACTCACAATTGGATCGTTTCAACCAAGCTAAGGATGCTGTTGAAGCATTATTGGCAAACGGTGTAGTTGATGAAGCTAAGGCAGCTGTCTTCTTCAAGGAGATGGATGATATCTTGGCAAAGCACTTCGAAGTTACTCGTAACGAAGGTCGTGATATCGAAGAATTCACTGACTGGAAGTGGACTGCACTTAAGTAA
- the thiD gene encoding bifunctional hydroxymethylpyrimidine kinase/phosphomethylpyrimidine kinase, whose amino-acid sequence MINEFPQVVTIGGSDSDGSAGIQADLYTFFARKTHGMSILTAAVAGNSYGIHAAHALPLDFIDAQFKALNDDFELKAAKTGMLADATLIHNVAENLQRVNFGYLVVDPVISTKHGATLLELAAVDTLKAELLPLADVTTPNFYEAEILANMQITSPADQMRAAERIQQLGVKNVMVKGQHGIDANQEMVRDYVLLADGEGFWLEGKFVNTDHINGTGDTLSSIIVAELAKGNSVKAAIQLAKQLTLAAITHEIEVGHKYGPINHWAVAD is encoded by the coding sequence ATGATCAATGAGTTTCCACAAGTCGTTACCATCGGTGGGTCAGACAGTGATGGTTCAGCTGGCATTCAAGCTGATTTGTATACTTTTTTCGCCCGCAAAACGCATGGTATGTCAATTTTGACCGCCGCAGTGGCGGGTAATTCATACGGGATTCACGCGGCCCATGCGTTACCATTAGACTTTATCGATGCCCAGTTTAAGGCGTTAAATGACGATTTTGAACTAAAGGCAGCTAAAACAGGGATGCTAGCCGATGCAACGTTAATTCATAACGTTGCTGAGAACCTGCAACGGGTCAATTTTGGTTACCTAGTAGTTGACCCTGTCATCTCGACTAAGCATGGCGCTACCTTGTTGGAGTTAGCAGCGGTGGACACACTTAAGGCAGAATTATTACCTCTGGCCGATGTCACCACCCCCAATTTTTATGAAGCCGAGATTTTAGCAAATATGCAGATCACAAGTCCAGCTGATCAAATGAGGGCTGCTGAAAGGATTCAACAGCTTGGTGTTAAAAATGTCATGGTCAAGGGACAGCATGGCATTGATGCCAATCAGGAGATGGTGCGTGATTACGTGTTATTAGCTGATGGTGAGGGTTTCTGGTTAGAAGGAAAGTTTGTGAATACGGACCACATTAATGGTACAGGCGATACATTATCTTCAATCATTGTCGCCGAACTTGCCAAAGGAAATTCAGTGAAGGCAGCCATTCAGCTGGCTAAGCAGTTGACATTAGCAGCGATTACCCACGAGATTGAGGTTGGTCATAAGTACGGTCCGATTAATCATTGGGCCGTGGCAGATTAG
- a CDS encoding MDR family MFS transporter, producing MDTLSKRDRKVLIILIAGVFLGFLNQTLMNTALPSIMTEFHISTSLGQWLINGYMLVNGVMVPLTAFLIQRLKTRTLYLWAMAIFALGTLIAGFAPNYGVLIAGRVVQSIGSGVFGPLMNVVVMNLFVIERRGSAMGIIGLALNFAPTIGPTLSGFIVSNFSWRWLFLGVAPLIIIDLILAFFLLQNIGEQKFLKFNFLGVILSSIGLGSLLYGFSNAGDGSWASPNVWGFIILGMAVTMLFVWQQTHSHVPLLNFDVFRYHNFWVATLINVVLMAALYGGSLMMPLYIQDVKGDSALISGLALMPGAILTAILSPASGKWYDSYGVRKLAPLGMLVAAMGTVVFAFMSIDTPIWLPVAGQILRNLGLVMVLMPMQTEAFNAVPLSLMPDASAVFTTIRNVAASFGTAAMITIYSIVTNLHISGGMDGRAAQMEGIRMAYWVMTILMLVILAMTFMINDRKN from the coding sequence ATGGATACCCTGAGTAAACGAGATCGCAAGGTATTAATTATTTTAATTGCCGGTGTGTTCCTGGGATTTTTAAATCAAACGCTAATGAACACGGCCTTGCCAAGTATTATGACAGAATTTCATATTAGTACATCACTTGGACAATGGCTGATAAATGGTTACATGTTAGTTAACGGTGTCATGGTACCGTTAACAGCATTTTTAATTCAACGGCTCAAGACGCGGACACTGTACCTATGGGCGATGGCCATTTTTGCGCTGGGAACGTTGATTGCCGGATTTGCCCCTAATTATGGGGTTTTGATTGCTGGACGTGTGGTTCAATCCATTGGTTCCGGGGTCTTTGGTCCCTTGATGAACGTGGTGGTCATGAATTTGTTCGTCATTGAACGCCGTGGTTCAGCAATGGGAATCATTGGGTTGGCGTTAAATTTTGCGCCTACCATTGGACCAACCCTTTCTGGATTTATTGTGTCTAATTTTTCATGGCGCTGGCTCTTTTTGGGCGTGGCACCGCTGATCATTATTGATTTGATTTTAGCGTTTTTCTTGTTGCAAAATATTGGTGAACAAAAGTTTTTGAAGTTCAATTTCTTAGGTGTGATTCTATCTTCGATTGGTCTAGGTTCACTACTGTACGGCTTCTCTAATGCAGGTGACGGTTCATGGGCATCGCCGAATGTCTGGGGCTTCATTATTTTGGGAATGGCCGTGACGATGTTGTTTGTCTGGCAACAGACCCACAGTCATGTCCCGCTATTGAATTTCGATGTTTTCCGTTATCATAATTTCTGGGTGGCCACACTCATTAATGTGGTGTTGATGGCCGCGTTGTATGGTGGATCCTTGATGATGCCATTGTATATTCAAGATGTTAAAGGAGATTCAGCGCTGATTTCGGGGCTGGCCTTGATGCCAGGGGCCATTCTGACGGCGATACTTTCGCCAGCGAGTGGTAAATGGTATGACAGTTATGGGGTTCGTAAACTAGCCCCCTTGGGGATGTTAGTTGCGGCCATGGGGACGGTGGTTTTTGCCTTCATGTCAATCGATACGCCAATCTGGCTACCAGTTGCCGGGCAGATCCTACGAAACTTAGGCTTAGTAATGGTATTGATGCCAATGCAAACCGAAGCTTTCAATGCAGTGCCATTATCCTTGATGCCGGATGCATCAGCGGTCTTTACCACAATCCGTAATGTTGCTGCATCGTTTGGAACGGCGGCTATGATTACCATTTATAGTATTGTGACCAATCTGCATATTTCAGGTGGTATGGATGGTCGGGCTGCGCAAATGGAAGGTATTCGAATGGCTTATTGGGTGATGACCATTCTGATGTTGGTGATTTTGGCAATGACCTTTATGATTAACGATCGCAAAAATTAA
- a CDS encoding DUF4811 domain-containing protein produces the protein MYILMALGFFILLFVAYRYYRTHSLRWVLMIFGVLLIAVDWYGIKQAQVHHFGMVKQEINKSVAIQPKATVSNFNFITISEAKNGSAQYHYMMHNKAYKTVTNGVPTRVVRNAPKATLKSKQVAYNATSFWRKLLLIGLPDNTLVDSKYTFSLPKTWHVVTSKQLKEVTALTSDTQAKINSEVTKEVKAQMAAKIKVNKKFAKDTDAQKALQKQIITKVTTEVNKEVNQAITAKLDAWNV, from the coding sequence ATGTACATTTTAATGGCGCTTGGCTTTTTCATATTACTATTTGTAGCATATCGTTATTATCGCACGCACAGTTTACGTTGGGTGTTGATGATTTTTGGTGTGTTATTAATCGCGGTTGATTGGTATGGCATCAAGCAAGCACAGGTACATCATTTCGGAATGGTGAAGCAAGAAATCAATAAGTCAGTGGCAATTCAACCAAAGGCCACGGTGTCCAATTTTAACTTTATTACGATTAGTGAAGCAAAGAATGGCTCAGCCCAGTACCACTACATGATGCATAATAAAGCTTACAAGACAGTGACCAATGGTGTGCCCACCCGCGTTGTTAGGAATGCCCCAAAGGCTACTTTAAAGAGTAAGCAGGTCGCTTATAATGCGACTTCATTTTGGCGTAAACTGTTATTGATTGGGTTACCAGATAACACCTTAGTTGATAGTAAGTACACATTTAGCTTGCCAAAGACTTGGCACGTGGTGACGTCAAAACAGCTCAAAGAAGTCACGGCATTAACTAGCGATACGCAGGCTAAAATTAATAGCGAAGTGACTAAAGAAGTTAAAGCACAAATGGCAGCTAAGATTAAGGTGAATAAAAAGTTTGCTAAAGACACGGATGCGCAAAAAGCACTGCAAAAACAGATTATCACCAAGGTTACGACGGAAGTTAACAAAGAAGTTAATCAAGCCATCACAGCTAAGCTGGACGCTTGGAATGTCTAA
- a CDS encoding GntR family transcriptional regulator — protein MAEEAIYVRIMADLEKRINDKEFEDLKLPDERSLALAYDVSRSSIKRALTVLASRGIIFKKRGSGTFVNPSYLKNQTMFQSEGTNLGVSDSFRFNGEAPAIKLLSVQRWAADDETRRALFLERGEEVWAVKRLRRLQDQNFMIERAVIPVKIVPLMNADDFKHSIFHYTESVTNKAVTKSYMTVTVEPSNAEDRELLDLSENEPVGIMSGIFFLDDGTPFEVGTMRIHYKYMHYNSFVSMEGE, from the coding sequence ATGGCAGAAGAAGCGATTTATGTACGTATTATGGCAGATTTAGAAAAACGGATTAATGATAAAGAATTCGAAGATTTAAAATTACCGGATGAGCGTTCATTAGCGCTGGCTTATGATGTATCACGTAGTTCAATTAAACGGGCGTTGACTGTTCTGGCGTCACGAGGCATCATTTTCAAAAAACGTGGTTCAGGAACTTTTGTCAATCCATCATATTTAAAAAACCAAACAATGTTCCAATCAGAAGGCACCAACCTGGGTGTTTCTGATTCATTTCGCTTTAATGGCGAGGCACCGGCGATTAAATTATTGTCCGTTCAACGGTGGGCAGCCGATGATGAAACGCGCCGCGCCTTATTCTTGGAACGAGGCGAGGAAGTGTGGGCAGTGAAGCGGTTGCGCCGGCTTCAGGATCAGAATTTCATGATTGAGCGCGCTGTGATTCCCGTTAAAATTGTGCCCCTGATGAATGCCGATGATTTCAAACATTCCATTTTTCATTACACAGAATCAGTGACCAATAAGGCAGTTACGAAGTCATACATGACCGTCACTGTTGAACCATCTAATGCGGAGGATCGTGAATTATTGGATCTTTCAGAAAATGAACCGGTGGGAATTATGTCGGGTATTTTCTTTTTAGATGATGGGACGCCGTTTGAAGTTGGTACAATGCGAATTCATTATAAGTACATGCACTACAATTCATTTGTTTCGATGGAAGGTGAATGA
- a CDS encoding metal ABC transporter ATP-binding protein — protein sequence MLNIQHIIVGYGPRTVLEDFSLQLTTGKMIGILGPNGAGKSTLIKAILGLVPLRQGEIWFNQQAVTRKLRQAAFAYVPQSSDLDTTAPLTLYDLVAMGRMVQKRPWDRMTSGDKQAIEHALATLNITQLRDRPVSDLSGGQRQRALVARALVQEAQVYFLDEPFVGIDATSEAVIIGVLRHLRAAGKLILIVHHDLSNVAAYFDEIVLLNHQVVAQGTPADVLNETTLYKTYGDHVVLFAPGKVANDE from the coding sequence ATGTTAAATATTCAACATATAATAGTAGGTTATGGGCCACGAACGGTTTTAGAAGACTTTTCATTACAGCTCACAACTGGAAAAATGATTGGTATTTTGGGACCTAATGGTGCTGGTAAGTCGACGTTAATTAAGGCGATTTTGGGATTGGTACCATTACGGCAGGGTGAAATTTGGTTTAATCAACAGGCAGTGACACGCAAATTACGGCAGGCCGCCTTTGCTTACGTACCACAAAGTAGTGATTTAGATACGACGGCGCCATTAACGTTATACGATTTAGTTGCCATGGGCCGGATGGTCCAAAAAAGGCCATGGGATCGCATGACTAGTGGCGATAAGCAAGCGATTGAGCATGCCTTAGCGACGCTCAACATTACACAACTACGTGATCGCCCAGTGAGTGATTTGTCGGGTGGACAGCGACAACGTGCTTTAGTCGCGCGGGCATTAGTGCAGGAGGCACAAGTTTATTTCTTAGATGAACCATTTGTGGGGATCGACGCCACTTCAGAAGCAGTGATTATCGGCGTTTTGCGCCACTTACGAGCTGCGGGCAAATTAATTCTGATTGTGCATCACGATTTGTCTAATGTGGCGGCGTATTTCGATGAAATTGTGTTACTCAATCATCAGGTCGTAGCTCAAGGCACACCTGCAGACGTATTAAACGAAACAACCCTCTACAAAACATATGGCGATCATGTGGTGCTGTTTGCACCAGGGAAGGTGGCTAATGATGAATAA